In one Ornithinimicrobium pratense genomic region, the following are encoded:
- a CDS encoding YihY/virulence factor BrkB family protein, whose translation MAQMDQHGSPSGVEGAGAVAPRQIPLRGWLLIVRRVVRRIAEDKFPLYSAGVAFFAVLSVAPVLLTALSVYGAINTPAQALDHLSGLVALMPPAVGEILADQLVSITEASTQLLTVRGLLALAVALGTAMTAMTFLIDALTVAYREQETRGALHRSALALAFVLGGALVLGAVITASALVSRVLPEAPAWVRAPALAGVWIGLAALVALGLAVLYRLAPGRRGRARWRWISGGATVTAALWLAASAGLFFYVQNFGTYERTYGSLAGVAISMFWLWFTVLLIILGAAFNAETERQTARDSTAGPERPPGQRGAVVADDIPPHQEESS comes from the coding sequence ATGGCGCAGATGGATCAGCACGGCTCGCCGTCTGGGGTGGAGGGCGCCGGTGCGGTCGCGCCGCGGCAGATCCCGCTGCGGGGGTGGCTGCTCATCGTGCGTCGGGTGGTCCGGCGGATAGCTGAGGACAAGTTTCCTCTGTACAGCGCAGGTGTCGCCTTCTTCGCCGTGCTGTCCGTGGCACCGGTGCTGCTGACGGCGTTGTCGGTGTACGGCGCCATCAACACCCCGGCCCAGGCCCTCGATCACCTCTCCGGGCTCGTGGCGCTCATGCCTCCGGCCGTCGGTGAGATCCTCGCCGATCAGCTGGTGTCCATCACCGAAGCGTCGACCCAGCTGCTCACGGTCCGCGGCCTACTGGCGCTAGCGGTCGCCCTCGGCACAGCGATGACGGCAATGACGTTCCTCATCGACGCACTGACGGTGGCCTACCGCGAGCAGGAGACCCGGGGGGCGCTGCACCGCAGCGCGCTGGCCCTGGCGTTCGTCCTCGGCGGCGCTCTGGTCCTCGGGGCGGTGATTACCGCCAGCGCCTTGGTCTCGCGCGTCCTGCCCGAGGCACCGGCCTGGGTGCGGGCACCGGCCCTGGCCGGGGTCTGGATCGGGCTCGCCGCGCTGGTGGCGCTCGGACTGGCGGTCCTGTACCGGCTCGCCCCCGGCAGGCGGGGCCGGGCACGGTGGCGCTGGATCAGCGGGGGCGCGACTGTCACGGCCGCCCTGTGGCTGGCGGCCTCGGCCGGTCTCTTCTTCTATGTGCAGAACTTCGGCACCTACGAACGCACCTACGGCTCGCTGGCAGGGGTGGCGATCAGCATGTTCTGGCTCTGGTTCACCGTCCTGCTGATCATCCTCGGGGCAGCGTTCAACGCAGAGACCGAGCGGCAGACAGCCCGCGACTCGACCGCCGGGCCCGAGCGCCCGCCCGGGCAGCGCGGTGCCGTGGTCGCCGACGACATCCCGCCGCACCAGGAGGAGTCGAGCTGA
- a CDS encoding SseB family protein produces the protein MTHPTSEDPHPSGEARHRFTGHEPAAGHDTAGVPWAGRTLTGTGFDADTGAADARLAHLLVTPAAERDEQELVAAVAEARLIVPVVAVPSEIDDSSGIPVDAVSDMASVTLVAPDGQRALPAFTSTAALAAWNAEARPVPVSAQRAALAAVQEGCEVIPLDLPAPPGPAAYTLRPSMVWALAMGRVWSPAHQDPKVVAAVAAAVADEPAVVGHELADGEGGQLEVRLRLTPGLTQSQVQSLVAVIGERLADDQDTRTRIDALGFRLR, from the coding sequence ATGACCCACCCGACCAGCGAGGATCCCCACCCGAGCGGCGAGGCGCGGCACCGCTTCACCGGGCACGAGCCGGCGGCTGGTCACGACACCGCCGGCGTCCCGTGGGCAGGGCGCACCCTGACCGGCACCGGGTTCGATGCCGACACCGGCGCCGCCGATGCGCGACTGGCGCACCTGCTGGTGACCCCGGCCGCCGAGCGCGACGAGCAGGAACTGGTGGCCGCGGTGGCCGAGGCCCGCCTCATCGTCCCGGTCGTGGCGGTCCCCAGTGAGATCGACGATTCCTCGGGCATTCCGGTCGACGCGGTGAGCGACATGGCCTCGGTCACGCTTGTCGCGCCCGACGGCCAGCGTGCGTTGCCTGCCTTCACCTCGACTGCGGCCCTCGCGGCGTGGAACGCCGAGGCCCGGCCGGTGCCGGTGAGCGCCCAACGGGCCGCGCTGGCGGCGGTGCAGGAGGGGTGCGAGGTCATCCCGCTGGACCTGCCGGCCCCTCCTGGCCCCGCGGCATACACCTTGCGCCCCTCGATGGTGTGGGCCCTGGCGATGGGCCGGGTCTGGTCGCCTGCCCACCAGGACCCGAAGGTGGTGGCCGCGGTGGCGGCCGCGGTGGCGGACGAGCCGGCCGTCGTGGGCCACGAGCTCGCCGACGGGGAAGGGGGCCAGCTGGAAGTTCGGCTGCGACTGACGCCCGGTCTGACCCAGAGCCAGGTGCAGTCCCTGGTCGCGGTGATCGGTGAGCGGCTGGCGGATGACCAGGACACCCGCACCCGCATCGACGCGCTGGGGTTCCGGTTGCGCTGA
- a CDS encoding HisA/HisF-related TIM barrel protein: MTPVAAGPPLTLLPAVDVAAGRAVQVVDGGIDDPYRVAMGWVERGAQWIHLVDLDRAFGRGDNADQLGTLAARLPVPVQLSGGLGTASSIDWAAGTQAARLVLASSTLGDVDLLTSVVARHGRDRVVAAVDVRQGRVVSRGTRVDLGPAQEFLPGHPVLGLTSRLLVADAARDGSRRGSDVTLFAEIAALGTSRVIASGGIAQLADLRALRALTGQGVTEAVLGAALYHDEFTLEQALEVCR; encoded by the coding sequence GTGACCCCAGTTGCCGCCGGCCCGCCGCTGACCCTGCTGCCGGCGGTGGACGTCGCCGCAGGCCGGGCCGTCCAGGTGGTCGACGGCGGGATCGACGACCCGTACCGGGTGGCGATGGGCTGGGTCGAGCGGGGTGCGCAGTGGATCCACCTGGTCGACCTGGACCGGGCCTTCGGGCGGGGGGACAACGCGGACCAGCTCGGCACGCTGGCCGCGCGTCTCCCGGTGCCGGTCCAGCTCTCCGGGGGGTTGGGCACGGCGTCGAGCATCGACTGGGCTGCGGGGACGCAGGCCGCACGACTGGTGCTGGCCAGCTCCACCCTCGGCGACGTCGACCTGCTCACCAGCGTGGTCGCGCGCCACGGGCGCGACCGGGTCGTCGCCGCCGTCGACGTGCGGCAGGGGCGGGTGGTCAGCCGGGGGACCCGGGTGGACCTGGGCCCCGCCCAGGAGTTCCTCCCCGGCCACCCGGTGCTGGGGTTGACCTCACGGCTTCTCGTGGCTGACGCTGCCCGCGACGGATCACGCAGGGGCAGCGACGTCACCCTCTTCGCCGAGATCGCCGCGCTCGGCACCTCCCGGGTCATTGCCTCCGGAGGCATCGCGCAGCTCGCCGACCTGCGCGCTCTGCGGGCCCTGACCGGCCAGGGGGTCACCGAGGCGGTCCTGGGGGCTGCCCTTTACCACGACGAGTTCACTCTTGAGCAGGCCCTGGAGGTATGCCGATGA
- a CDS encoding bifunctional [glutamine synthetase] adenylyltransferase/[glutamine synthetase]-adenylyl-L-tyrosine phosphorylase has translation MSPATHDSTARRPRGGRDQGDPDRVGQAVLARAGFSDGRRAATLLDEVAEHLRAAPGSEDLSAAQLAIELGTTADPDGALLGLVRLLDPRSSGADGDRCDEHVRPVVLAGGQGRLRLLALLGGSAALGEHLLRHPAHVADVAEPLAPEARDVVEAVQGLRGDSPEGPDALRIAYRRQLLRIACADLTSEDPVALMPAVSGALADLASAALQGAVLLARAETPGEEGVDFTVIGMGKTGGRELNYISDVDVIFLAAPRQGTAEEEVTQVGTSLASAVMRICGQSTDEGTLWQVDAALRPEGQRGPLIRSLRSHKEYYERWAKTWEFQALLKARVVAGDPGPGKAWLEMVTPLVWEAAGRENFVEDVQAMRRRVEQHVKKQEADRQLKLGPGGLRDIEFSVQLLQLVHGRTDETLRSGSTLEALRALTDGGYVGRDDLKVLDPAYRLLRTLEHRVQLHRMRRTHLMPTAEADLRRLGRSLGERGEADRAVLARWRSVQRDVRRLHERLFYRPLLSAVARLSTDEATLSPEAARVRLAALGFQDPAGAMQHLVSLTEGVSRRATIQRHLLPVMLSWFADGADPDSGLLAFRRISDKLGTTHWYLGMLRDEGTAAQRLARVLSSSRYAVDLLIRSPETVALLGDEGAFVAPDKNTVLARMTTAARRRATPEEAFAALRSVRARELVRIVLGDVTAGWAGETVRSALSDLTEAYLDVALEVAQRGVLERRGEDAATRMLVVGMGRLGGREVGYASDADVLFVHDPLPGADPEVAGAQATEIVSGLRQGLAGAGPDPVLELDASLRPEGKGGPIVRSLEGYRSYYERWSAGWESQALLRARPVAGDPELGERFVDLIEPLRWPEDGISGAAVREIRKLKARMEAERLPRGADPRTHLKLGLGGLSDVEWVIQLLQLQHAHAHPGLRTPGTVEALQAAAEAGLMSRQDAGQLLDAWRMASQLRDAGIVWRGRPVDSVPSDARDAEGMARVMLHEAGRGGELAQDWRRVARRARVVVERLFYGDRPPRVGASAETGSHQPPRRFGATRPADTRGGGGGFGRPQTPTGRPHAAPFGTGAFGRPRPPGPTTRRPGVENPLTPEEDQDPDRRGRPGGAPDDP, from the coding sequence CTCGCCGGCGGCCAGGGGCGCCTGCGGCTGCTGGCCCTGCTGGGCGGGTCAGCGGCGCTCGGCGAGCACCTGCTGCGCCACCCCGCCCATGTCGCCGACGTCGCCGAGCCGCTTGCCCCCGAAGCCCGGGATGTCGTCGAGGCCGTCCAGGGTCTGCGCGGAGACAGCCCGGAAGGCCCGGATGCCCTGCGGATCGCCTACCGTCGCCAGCTGCTGCGCATCGCCTGCGCCGATCTGACCAGCGAGGACCCGGTGGCCCTCATGCCGGCCGTGTCCGGCGCCCTAGCCGACCTGGCCTCGGCCGCGCTGCAAGGCGCGGTGCTGCTGGCCCGGGCTGAGACCCCGGGGGAGGAGGGGGTCGACTTCACGGTCATCGGGATGGGCAAGACCGGCGGGCGGGAGCTGAACTACATCAGCGACGTGGACGTGATCTTCCTCGCCGCGCCCCGTCAGGGCACCGCCGAGGAGGAGGTCACCCAGGTCGGCACCAGCCTGGCCAGTGCCGTGATGCGCATCTGCGGGCAGTCCACCGACGAGGGCACGCTGTGGCAGGTGGATGCTGCCCTGCGCCCCGAGGGCCAGCGGGGGCCTCTCATCCGCTCGCTGCGCTCCCACAAGGAGTACTACGAGCGGTGGGCCAAGACCTGGGAGTTCCAGGCCCTGCTCAAGGCCCGGGTGGTCGCCGGTGACCCCGGCCCGGGCAAGGCGTGGCTGGAGATGGTTACCCCTTTGGTCTGGGAGGCCGCCGGACGGGAGAACTTCGTCGAGGACGTCCAGGCGATGCGACGACGCGTCGAGCAGCACGTGAAGAAGCAGGAGGCTGACCGACAGCTCAAGCTGGGTCCGGGCGGGCTGCGCGACATCGAGTTCAGCGTCCAGCTGCTGCAGCTGGTCCACGGGCGCACCGACGAGACCCTGCGCTCCGGCAGCACGCTGGAGGCGCTCCGGGCCCTGACCGACGGCGGGTACGTCGGGCGCGACGACCTGAAGGTGCTCGACCCGGCATACCGGTTGCTGCGCACCCTGGAGCACCGGGTCCAGCTGCACCGGATGCGCCGCACGCACCTGATGCCCACCGCGGAAGCCGACCTGCGCCGCCTGGGCCGCTCGCTGGGGGAGCGCGGAGAGGCCGACCGGGCCGTCCTGGCGAGGTGGCGCTCGGTCCAGCGGGACGTCCGCCGGTTGCACGAGCGCCTCTTCTACCGGCCGCTGCTGTCCGCGGTGGCCCGGTTGTCCACAGACGAGGCCACGCTGTCACCGGAGGCTGCCCGGGTACGGCTGGCGGCGTTGGGCTTCCAAGACCCGGCCGGTGCCATGCAGCACCTCGTCTCGCTCACTGAGGGCGTAAGCCGGCGGGCCACCATCCAGCGGCACCTGCTGCCGGTCATGCTGTCCTGGTTCGCCGACGGCGCCGACCCGGACTCCGGGTTGCTCGCCTTCCGGAGGATCAGCGACAAGCTGGGCACCACCCACTGGTACCTCGGCATGCTGCGGGACGAGGGGACGGCCGCCCAGCGCCTGGCCCGCGTCCTCTCCTCCAGCCGGTATGCCGTGGACCTGCTCATCCGCAGCCCGGAGACGGTCGCCCTGCTCGGCGACGAGGGTGCCTTCGTCGCACCCGACAAGAACACCGTCCTGGCGCGGATGACCACGGCGGCCAGGCGTCGCGCCACCCCCGAGGAGGCCTTCGCGGCGCTCCGCTCGGTGCGGGCTCGCGAGCTGGTGCGGATCGTCCTGGGCGACGTCACCGCGGGCTGGGCCGGCGAGACCGTGCGGTCCGCCCTCAGCGACCTCACCGAGGCCTACCTCGACGTCGCCCTGGAGGTCGCCCAACGCGGGGTGCTGGAGCGTAGGGGCGAGGACGCTGCGACGAGGATGCTGGTGGTGGGGATGGGTCGGCTAGGGGGCCGTGAGGTCGGCTACGCCAGCGACGCCGATGTGCTGTTCGTCCACGACCCACTACCCGGTGCCGACCCCGAGGTGGCCGGGGCGCAGGCGACCGAGATCGTCAGCGGGCTGCGCCAGGGTCTGGCCGGCGCCGGTCCCGACCCGGTGCTGGAGCTGGACGCCAGCCTGCGCCCCGAGGGCAAGGGCGGCCCGATCGTGCGCAGCTTGGAGGGCTACCGCAGCTACTACGAACGTTGGTCGGCGGGGTGGGAGTCGCAGGCCCTGCTGCGAGCGCGACCGGTGGCCGGGGACCCTGAACTGGGGGAGCGCTTCGTCGACCTTATCGAGCCGCTGCGCTGGCCAGAGGATGGGATCAGTGGGGCCGCGGTGCGGGAGATCCGCAAGCTCAAGGCACGGATGGAGGCCGAACGGCTGCCCCGGGGCGCAGACCCGCGAACCCACCTGAAGCTGGGGCTCGGGGGGCTCTCGGACGTCGAGTGGGTCATCCAGCTGCTTCAGCTCCAGCACGCCCACGCGCACCCGGGGTTGCGCACGCCCGGCACGGTCGAGGCACTGCAGGCGGCGGCGGAGGCCGGGCTGATGTCACGGCAGGACGCGGGCCAGCTGCTCGACGCCTGGCGGATGGCCTCCCAGCTGCGGGACGCGGGCATCGTGTGGCGGGGTCGACCGGTGGACAGCGTGCCCAGCGACGCACGCGACGCCGAGGGCATGGCGCGGGTGATGCTGCACGAGGCCGGCCGTGGGGGCGAGCTGGCCCAGGACTGGCGACGGGTGGCGCGGCGCGCCCGGGTGGTCGTCGAGCGGCTCTTCTATGGTGACCGGCCACCCAGGGTCGGTGCGTCGGCGGAGACCGGGTCTCATCAACCCCCGCGCAGATTTGGCGCCACCCGGCCGGCTGACACCCGCGGGGGCGGGGGTGGGTTCGGTCGGCCTCAGACCCCCACCGGGCGGCCCCACGCGGCCCCCTTCGGCACCGGCGCCTTCGGGCGCCCCCGCCCGCCCGGCCCGACCACCCGTCGCCCCGGGGTGGAGAACCCGCTGACGCCCGAGGAGGACCAGGATCCTGACCGGCGCGGCCGTCCTGGAGGGGCCCCGGACGATCCGTAG